A window from Enterocloster bolteae encodes these proteins:
- a CDS encoding sensor histidine kinase: MLYSWDWVLDFVKACAKMAVIWVISTILAIVLDSCGIRAENLLLVYLLGVLISILATSSLAWALCAAIVFTFTFNYLFTEPKLTFHMDDVNYVVSSIVFVAAASIVATLVVKLQKQMQIANKKREITARMNEIGSGFLNLSGYQQIKEYSEESLSNLTGKPVSVLLKEDEKKEFPNYMAEWCYRQSIPCGHGECQFPDDNGLYVPIRNREKTYGVIIFDCEGWTLSEEEKIYVDTVISQLTLVIERELLSREKENTRIQVERERLKSTLLRSISHDLRTPLTGITGSAGFLLDNLGIMDEATIKSMLKDICSDSEWLSTMVENLLNLTRIQEGRLDINKKKEVVDDLVASAVRLVSNRVGNHTLKMETPEDILLVSVDGRLFIQVLVNLLDNAFRHSGTGTTVTLRVKQDGNCLKFVVSDNGIGIPNDKIDKIFDNFFTTAYENGDKQRGVGLGLTICKAMVEAQGGTIRAFNSPQGGAVFEVAMPMEDRKDE, translated from the coding sequence ATGTTATATAGTTGGGACTGGGTTCTGGACTTTGTAAAGGCATGTGCAAAAATGGCTGTCATATGGGTGATTTCCACCATACTGGCCATTGTGCTGGACAGCTGCGGGATCAGGGCGGAGAACCTGCTTTTAGTATATCTGCTGGGGGTGCTCATCAGCATACTGGCTACCAGCAGCCTGGCCTGGGCCCTGTGCGCGGCCATTGTCTTTACCTTTACGTTCAACTATCTCTTTACGGAGCCAAAGCTTACGTTCCATATGGATGATGTGAACTACGTGGTATCCTCCATTGTCTTTGTGGCGGCTGCCTCTATTGTGGCCACCCTGGTGGTGAAGCTGCAGAAGCAGATGCAGATTGCCAACAAAAAGAGAGAGATTACGGCCAGGATGAATGAGATAGGAAGCGGATTCCTGAATCTGTCCGGTTACCAGCAGATTAAGGAGTACAGCGAAGAAAGCCTGTCCAATCTGACCGGAAAGCCGGTGAGCGTCCTGTTGAAGGAGGACGAGAAAAAGGAATTTCCCAATTACATGGCGGAATGGTGCTACAGGCAGTCCATTCCCTGCGGTCATGGAGAATGCCAGTTTCCGGATGACAATGGGCTGTACGTGCCTATCCGCAACCGGGAAAAGACTTACGGTGTGATTATATTTGACTGTGAGGGCTGGACCTTAAGCGAAGAGGAAAAGATATATGTGGACACGGTCATTTCCCAGCTGACCCTGGTTATTGAGAGGGAGCTGCTCAGCCGGGAGAAGGAAAATACCAGGATTCAGGTAGAGCGGGAACGGTTAAAGAGCACCCTTTTAAGGAGCATATCCCACGACCTGCGCACGCCTCTTACAGGAATTACCGGCAGTGCGGGATTTCTTCTGGACAATCTGGGCATCATGGATGAAGCTACGATTAAGAGCATGCTGAAGGATATATGCTCGGATTCCGAATGGCTCAGCACCATGGTGGAAAACCTGCTGAACCTGACGCGAATCCAGGAGGGCCGTCTGGATATCAATAAAAAGAAGGAAGTGGTGGACGACCTTGTGGCCTCCGCTGTCCGGCTGGTTTCCAACCGGGTGGGGAACCATACACTTAAGATGGAGACGCCGGAGGACATACTTCTGGTATCTGTGGACGGGAGACTGTTCATCCAGGTTCTGGTCAATCTTCTGGACAATGCGTTCCGCCATTCCGGGACCGGCACCACGGTGACCCTCAGGGTAAAACAGGATGGAAATTGCCTGAAGTTTGTGGTTTCAGATAATGGAATAGGGATTCCCAATGATAAGATAGATAAGATTTTCGATAATTTCTTTACCACTGCTTATGAGAACGGGGATAAGCAGCGGGGCGTGGGCCTGGGGCTTACCATATGCAAGGCCATGGTGGAGGCCCAGGGCGGCACCATCAGGGCCTTCAACAGCCCCCAGGGGGGAGCTGTATTTGAAGTAGCAATGCCAATGGAGGACAGGAAGGATGAATGA
- a CDS encoding potassium channel family protein, producing MKIAVALGGEYADFLIGLLMEKKYKVTVIDPDKAFCEHLCASYNVNAVLGDPCRQFILEEAGIRNYDVILALGREDTDNFEICQMGRKVLGIKRSVCLVHNPRNAALFEELGVDRAVNLPMILAQAILGQKQEEGE from the coding sequence ATGAAGATAGCAGTGGCGCTGGGGGGAGAATATGCGGATTTTCTCATCGGCCTTCTGATGGAGAAAAAATATAAGGTAACTGTGATCGATCCGGACAAAGCATTCTGTGAGCATCTCTGCGCCTCCTACAATGTGAACGCGGTTCTGGGAGATCCCTGCAGGCAGTTTATTCTGGAGGAAGCAGGTATCCGCAATTATGATGTTATCCTGGCCCTGGGCCGGGAGGACACGGATAATTTTGAGATATGCCAGATGGGCAGGAAGGTTCTGGGAATCAAACGGTCCGTCTGCCTGGTGCACAACCCCAGGAACGCGGCTCTGTTTGAGGAGCTGGGAGTGGACAGGGCAGTGAACCTGCCCATGATCCTTGCCCAGGCCATTTTAGGGCAAAAGCAGGAAGAGGGAGAGTAA
- a CDS encoding potassium channel family protein — protein MLFHKNKCIVIAGCGPLGAALAKSLYKKGHKVVVLDKDRESFRYLPEEFRGYEMEGDPTDPQVLKAAGIEDAGLFIASTQDDNTNLLLAQIASRIFHVSQVYARLDDTGRHQLVTDLPVKPISLYDLSADDYGRLAETVSREVAV, from the coding sequence ATGTTATTCCATAAAAATAAATGTATCGTAATCGCGGGCTGCGGACCGTTGGGGGCTGCGCTGGCAAAGTCATTATATAAGAAAGGCCATAAAGTTGTGGTGCTGGATAAGGACAGGGAAAGCTTCCGTTACCTGCCGGAGGAGTTCAGGGGGTATGAGATGGAAGGGGACCCAACGGATCCCCAGGTCTTAAAGGCAGCCGGGATTGAGGATGCAGGTCTGTTTATCGCATCCACCCAGGATGACAATACCAATCTCCTGCTGGCTCAGATTGCCAGCCGTATTTTCCATGTGAGCCAGGTCTATGCCCGTCTGGATGACACCGGAAGGCACCAGCTGGTTACGGATCTGCCTGTTAAACCCATCAGTCTCTATGATTTGTCAGCGGATGATTATGGACGTCTGGCAGAGACAGTGAGCAGGGAGGTGGCTGTGTGA
- a CDS encoding response regulator, with the protein MNETTILVIEDDKSIQNFMKISLKTRGYAYILADNGLSGISLFYADHPDLILLDLGLPDIDGMEVLRQIRQKSDVPIIVVSARGQEREKISALDQGADDYVTKPFSAEELLARIRVGLRHKSSTMNHQEQEFCLDYFRLDFEKRKLYVHDQEVHLTPLEYKMMVLLVNNSGKVLTHHYIQQEVWGYDTTDDYQSLRVFMANIRRKIEDNTANPRFILTEVGVGYRFVDE; encoded by the coding sequence ATGAATGAGACAACGATCCTTGTCATTGAGGATGACAAGAGCATACAGAATTTTATGAAGATATCCCTGAAGACAAGGGGTTACGCTTATATATTGGCTGATAACGGACTGTCCGGCATATCCCTCTTTTACGCGGATCATCCGGACCTGATTCTGCTGGATTTGGGACTGCCGGATATCGACGGCATGGAGGTGCTGCGCCAGATCCGCCAGAAGTCCGATGTGCCTATTATCGTGGTTTCCGCCAGGGGACAGGAGCGGGAGAAAATAAGCGCCCTGGACCAGGGAGCGGACGACTACGTGACTAAGCCCTTCAGCGCCGAGGAGCTGCTGGCCAGAATCCGCGTGGGGCTGCGCCATAAGAGCTCCACGATGAACCACCAGGAGCAGGAGTTCTGTCTGGACTATTTCCGGCTGGATTTTGAAAAGCGTAAACTGTATGTCCATGACCAGGAAGTACATCTGACTCCCCTGGAATATAAGATGATGGTCCTTCTGGTGAATAACAGCGGCAAGGTGCTGACCCATCATTATATCCAGCAGGAGGTGTGGGGATATGACACCACGGATGATTACCAGTCCCTGCGGGTGTTCATGGCAAATATACGGAGAAAGATTGAGGATAACACGGCCAATCCCAGGTTCATACTCACAGAGGTGGGCGTGGGGTACAGGTTTGTGGATGAATAG